A single genomic interval of Gossypium raimondii isolate GPD5lz chromosome 11, ASM2569854v1, whole genome shotgun sequence harbors:
- the LOC128034760 gene encoding uncharacterized mitochondrial protein AtMg01250-like — protein sequence MKCVSSVAYSVVINGHRGDKFVPTRGLRQGDPLSPFLFLICGEGLSSLLRLAMKRDCHKGIRVNRYGPQVSHLLFADDCILFGEAMRRVANIIKDILCEFKVCSGQCVNFDKSTVFFSKNTLEEDKRQAVNVLGVRRTSEPE from the coding sequence ATGAAATGTGTGTCATCTGTTGCTTATTCAGTGGTCATTAATGGGCACAGAGGAGATAAATTTGTACCAACCAGAGGACTTAGACAAGGTGACCCATTAAGCCCGTTTTTATTCCTGATATGTGGTGAAGGTTTATCGAGTTTACTGAGGTTAGCAATGAAGAGAGATTGTCACAAAGGAATACGGGTGAACAGGTATGGTCCGCAGGTATCTCATCTTTTATTTGCTGATGATTGCATACTGTTTGGAGAGGCAATGAGGAGGGTTGCAAACATTATAAAGGATATTCTTTGTGAATTCAAAGTTTGCTCAGGACAATGTGTAAATTTTGACAAATCAACGGTATTCTTTAGTAAAAACACGTTGGAGGAGGATAAGAGACAGGCGGTCAATGTGTTGGGGGTACGTAGGACCAGTGAACCTGAATGA